A window of Vigna unguiculata cultivar IT97K-499-35 chromosome 4, ASM411807v1, whole genome shotgun sequence contains these coding sequences:
- the LOC114181021 gene encoding uncharacterized protein LOC114181021, with the protein MKDAGKSHKANGKPSSEARKDRKSATGMSGSPKKGGHGGKFTWIGNGYDSVEIAMEHGAMDARDPNFEDPAEIAVAAV; encoded by the coding sequence ATGAAGGACGCCGGAAAGAGCCACAAGGCGAACGGAAAGCCGTCGTCAGAGGCACGGAAGGACCGGAAGTCGGCGACGGGAATGAGCGGATCGCCGAAGAAAGGAGGCCATGGCGGGAAGTTCACGTGGATCGGCAACGGCTACGATTCTGTCGAGATCGCCATGGAGCACGGCGCTATGGACGCCAGGGACCCGAACTTCGAGGATCCAGCGGAGATCGCCGTCGCTGCCGTTTGA